The following coding sequences are from one Capsicum annuum cultivar UCD-10X-F1 chromosome 3, UCD10Xv1.1, whole genome shotgun sequence window:
- the LOC107865917 gene encoding uncharacterized protein LOC107865917 produces the protein MLHASEKICQSIAPPRKHNKFPGSHGINWEKEVRTGKMKYLPIEEALSLPSSLNEKGNPLNIIGSSRVVKTKSMATGTRGSFSTSGAQTSNSFPAKSPLQQLLGSARYTNPQNVKNTKITEWIKNTVQASKGSGELKSPGAANESPLMNQIMTHPCDPVLAHSWK, from the exons ATGTTGCATGCTTCTGAAAAGATTTGTCAAAGCATTGCGCCACCAAGGAAACACAATAAGTTTCCTGGTTCTCATGGTATTAATTGGGAAAAGGAGGTACGGACTGGGAAAATGAAGTATCTGCCTATTGAAGAAGCACTCAGTCTGCCATCGAGCCTCAATGAAAAGGGAAATCCACTGAACATCATTGGCTCCTCAAGAGTTGTGAAAACAAAATCTATGGCAACCGGGACTCGAGGGAGTTTTAGCACGTCTGGAGCTCAAACTTCAAATTCTTTTCCTGCGAAGAGCCCACTACAACAGCTTTTAGGGTCAGCAAGATATACAAATCCTCAGAATGTCAAAAACACTAAAATCACAGAATGGATCAAAAACACGGTACAAGCTTCAAAAG GTTCTGGTGAGCTTAAGAGTCCCGGTGCTGCCAATGAGAGTCCATTGATGAATCAAATTATGACACACCCTTGTGATCCTGTGTTAGCTCATTCCTGGAAGTAA